The nucleotide window TTGCATGTTAAGTAGTTGCTCCATCGCAGAGGAGGGAAAGTGTCAAAAGGGGTCGCGGCGTGTCTTTCGGGCGCCGTGCGGGCCGGGCTCGCAGGacgcggcgggcggcgggcgccCCGAGGAGCGCGGGGTCCGCCCTGCGCCCGGGCCCGGGTCCCGCGGGCGATCCGAGGCGCTGGGTGCGCCCGCCGGGGCTGAGGGCGACGGGGAGCCCAAATCGGGCATTTCTCCCCTCTCACTGCAGCCCCAACGAATGGCCCAGGGATACCTGagtctttaaaacacacacacacacacacacaatttcatgCATGAGATGAAAAATAAGTTACTGAGGGTATGAAACAGGGGTTCTCTGCAgggagaggtttttgttttgcttttatttggatGTTCTCTTCGATTCACTATCTCTGGGAAAAATAGCTTCCGCACCTCACGGGGGCAATTTACTTTGGGTTATTTTTCCACATGGAAATTGAATGACTTCAGTGGCATTTAACCCAAATATCAGACAATCTTTCCCATGACAACAGATGGTGATATCAATGGGGAAGCAGTTGCGAGGTCAACAGTTGACAGTCAGGAATTGGATATCTACCAGAACTTTATTCAGCTGTGTATGGCACAGCGTTGACCATAATGAGTCAGAATCAACCTCTCTGCAAAACATGAGCTGTAACCAGCTATTATTGCTGGGTGAAAGCTGATTTTAAAGGAGATTGTCAATTGGGCAAGATAAATCACTTTAAATGAGGTGTTGCGAGAGCTGCGAACCGGCAGACCAAGCTCTTCAATGCAAGAGGAGAGAAATGCCAAAAACCAGCCGTTGaaacaactgaaaaagaaaaataaagactggtTCTTGTGCCTCCTTTGGAGGGGCACTGGGACCCAGGCAAACGGGGAGGTGATATTGTGTAACTGGGCATGGAAGGCTGCCCAGCTCCCAGGCTGGCTGAAGTTTGCTCACTAACCTGTCTGCAGAGCTGGGGGAAATCATTAATAAGTCTAAAAATTTGTTCTCATGCCATAAtcattgaagatatttttttgtttgttggttttcctCCAccagggcagggcggggaggtggggggggggtggggaatgtaagtgatgtgtgtgtgcttttataCTTAACCAGGGACCTCTGCCTCCCAGCcatgctttaaaaatctttcGTAGCTGTGGTTTACTAGTATGTGGTGTCCAAGAAGCCAGATAAAAATCCACTCACAGAGACCAAGATGACAGTGTAAACACGGATGGGAAAACCAAATAGTTCTGTTGTCAGGGGCGCTCAAACAATTAGGAGAACCTGTAATATGAGACCTTTCCCCCTGGGGTTTGCTCTTGGTACTTTCTCAACAAACTGTACATAGCAAAAAGGCggatgtttacatatatatatatatatgtgtgtgtgtgtgtgtgtatatatatatatatatatatatatatatatatatatatattaaacggCAAAAAGAGTTTGTTAACCACAGCCGTCAGTTGTGTTTAGTCCTTAGAACAGATAGGTTGGTGCAATTTTAAAAGCTATAGATTTGAAAAGGTTCCCTAACAAAATGCAATGTTCCCATGTGGTGAGAACTTCTTCCTTGGTTGGCCTCGTTCTCGGAGGGCAAGACCCTCACCTCGGTCTTCCTGCGGGGCCTAGGAAACCCGTGCTCCGCTCGGACCTGAAGCTGGGGAGGCTTCCCTCCCCTCATCACAGGGGCGCCTTCGTCTCCCCCTCGCGTTCCCTCTCCTTCACTTCCAGGGCTCCCGGCCTCCCCATCGCTCCTCTCGCAGGTGCCTGCTAAGTTTCTATGGTCCCCCAtctctcctgccccagggccctttctcccccacccccgcccccgccatcggcctctcctcccctccgcAGCCTCGTCGCTCAGCCCgccttcccacctccctcaaCCTCCCCGGCCTCCCCACTcggcctccccaccccttcccactgggtctccctcccctctcggcccctcctcccctcccgtccccactcggcctctcctccccttcccacagagtctcctctccccttccGGCCTTTCCTCCCCTGACGGCCTCCCCGgcctctcctctttttcccctaCAGCCTCGCCGCCCCACAACAGGAAGCCCGACCCCGGCGGCGGCCCGAGCGCGGAGGAGACGCCGGGGCCCCGGGCGCAGCCGGTCCCTGAGGCCCCGCGGCGGCCGCGCGCAGCCGAGGCCGCTCCCCGCGCTTGGTCCGACCCGCGACGCCGGAAGCCCCCGCCGCCCGCCGAGAACCGGGCCGGCTTCCGGGAGGCCGCGCGCGCGCCCGCCGGCCCGCCGAGCCCGCGCCTCGCGCAGGCCGAGAACCGCGCCTCGCCGCGCCGCGTGCCCGCGCTGGAAGACTCCCCGCGGCGCGCGCGCTCCCGGCCCCTGCGCTTCCCGGCCGCGCGGCCGCCCGCGCGCGCCGCCGAGGAtcccgccggccccgcccacccCAACCGGCCGCGCGCCGCCGCGCCGCCCCCGGGGCccgcgcccgcgccgccgccgccgccgccggcgccGCGCCTCGGCCTGCCGCGGAGGGACGCGGGACCCGGCACCGAGCCCTGCGAGCGCGCTTGCAGAACGGACCTGGACGAGCGCGAGTCCTACTGCGCGAGCGAATTCGGTGAGCCCCGCCCCGCAGCTCCTCCCGGGTCCGGGCTGCAGAGCCCTGGCCGCGAGGCGAGCCTCTCCGAACCCAGAGTGCCGGGCTGTGCTCGCGGACTCCCCTAAGGGCAGACCCTGGAGAAACCCACCCACTCGATCCTGCAGTCCTCAGACCCGTGTGGACTCTTTCGTGGTGTGTGCAAAACTCactggggaaagagaggaaatgcGTTTCTCCAAactctttgttttttgaaagcAGCAGTGAACGGAATCGTGCATGACGTGGACGTGCTCGGCACAGGGATCCGGCTGGTGACTCTTCTGGTGGACCGGGACGGGCTGTACAAGATGAACCGCCTGTACATCACTCCGGACGGGTTTTTCTTCCGAGTCCACATTTTAGCCCTAGACTCCTCCAACTGCAATAAGCCATGTCCAGAATTTAAACCTGGTATTGAAACTGATCTGACCACTTTCTATACGGACTTTGTCACCACTTGTAGCTTGGGTGCCACAGCCTCGTCTGTCGGTCACCCCAGTACCGGTGGGTGGGGGAGAGTACTCGAAAGTGAATAGTTTGCAGACGACAGGTATATATTTCGGTCACTCCGCTTTCAGCTCCACCAGCCTCCCCCGTGCTTCTGGTTTAAAGGTGGGAACGGCGTGTTTTGGCACAAAGCGGGCACTCAGATTTTTTTGTTGACAAATGGAGTGATGAAACAGCGTTGCCAGAGGGATGCCTAAGAGGCTTTTCGGAAAAGTTTAGAAAAGTCTTTTTTTGGAGGATGAGGGGTAGGAAATACCCACTCCCACATCTTCCTAGAGGTGTGCTCTGGAAAATCCTCCTGATACACTGTGATTAAGACCTTTGTTTTGTCATGTTGGCAAGTTACAGGCTGATTATCTGGTTATCTTCTAAAAGGTCACCAGACTGTTTCCACCTGTTGTTTGAGGGTGAGATGTCTGAGAATCAACATATGCAGCAATAGATTCAAgcttaggcttttttttttttttaaggattttattttgggggcacccgggtggctcagtcccttgagtgtCTGatttgatttcggcttaggtcctgatcccagagtcctgggattgagccctgcttccagctctgcgctgagcatgcaagcctgcttgagatattcgcccccgcaccccgccccccccccccccgcctctgctCACGCGTgctcttctctaaaataaaaataatcatgcaAAAAGATTTtagagtaatctctacacccaacatggggttcgaacccacaaccccaaagatcaggagttgcacactccaccgaatgagccagccaggtgccccaagcttagGCATTTCTTGACAGTCTCAACATTTTCTGTTCCTTGGCTTTTAAAAGACACTGTGAATTTacattttggttactttttttttttaggcagcAGGTATATTGTGATGGGTCACATCTACCATAAGAGACGGCAGCTCCCTACAGCTCTCCTTCAGGTCCTGAGAGGACGGCTCAGGCCAGGAGATGGCCTGCTCAGGAGCAGCAGCAGCTATGTGAAGAGATTTAACCGAAAAAGGGATGGGCAAGTTCAAGGTGCAATTCACACCCAGTGTGTTTGAAATGTACTACTGTCCTTGCACTTCTGGATCATAAGAGACTTGGCTGTCAGCAACGAGACAGGCAAGGTCTGTCTTCGTGTAATGGGGTCTTCCTGTGGAGTGGGGCACACAGCTCCTTCGGGAAGTGATGGCGTAGTTCCAGCTCGAATCCTGAAATTGCCACTTTCTTATTTACAAAATGCTTCTTCCGTGGTATGCTTCTGAGCTGCCTGGCAAAGTTATTCAACTCTAGGGGCACTTACTCACACGGCTCAGATAACTGACCTGTCCAGTTAACAGATCACTGCTTcatggtgtttatttttaattattttaatttaaatacattcttCAGTAGAAATAGTTcacaaaaaaacatttccttgattttaaatatacaaCTTTGAATAGGTTATATCGCGTATCAAACCAAATTTCATACTAAAACCATCACATTTTAAATTCTGTACATAACAGTAAGTGCACTAGTCAGAAGACATATATGAAATGTCATTTAGATCAAACACTAGGGTCAGAGCTCAAGACAAGTATTAAAGTTTTACACTTAAAAAGTACTAACGGGCTTAATTCAAGCAAAATATTATTCAAACAAGTGTTCCTGATGTACCAAAATGTAAGAAATAGTTTGTTTTCATGCCTCCCTGCTCCTAAAACATATTTT belongs to Acinonyx jubatus isolate Ajub_Pintada_27869175 chromosome E1, VMU_Ajub_asm_v1.0, whole genome shotgun sequence and includes:
- the CE1H17orf58 gene encoding UPF0450 protein C17orf58 homolog isoform X1; this translates as MTARAFWLLCLIVGSSPEAPVAERKASPPHNRKPDPGGGPSAEETPGPRAQPVPEAPRRPRAAEAAPRAWSDPRRRKPPPPAENRAGFREAARAPAGPPSPRLAQAENRASPRRVPALEDSPRRARSRPLRFPAARPPARAAEDPAGPAHPNRPRAAAPPPGPAPAPPPPPPAPRLGLPRRDAGPGTEPCERACRTDLDERESYCASEFAVNGIVHDVDVLGTGIRLVTLLVDRDGLYKMNRLYITPDGFFFRVHILALDSSNCNKPCPEFKPGSRYIVMGHIYHKRRQLPTALLQVLRGRLRPGDGLLRSSSSYVKRFNRKRDGQVQGAIHTQCV
- the CE1H17orf58 gene encoding UPF0450 protein C17orf58 homolog isoform X2, with product MTARAFWLLCLIVGSSPEAPVAERKGLPASPSLLSQPRRPTTGSPTPAAARARRRRRGPGRSRSLRPRGGRAQPRPLPALGPTRDAGSPRRPPRTGPASGRPRARPPARRARASRRPRTAPRRAACPRWKTPRGARAPGPCASRPRGRPRAPPRIPPAPPTPTGRAPPRRPRGPRPRRRRRRRRRASACRGGTRDPAPSPASALAERTWTSASPTARANSVSPAPQLLPGPGCRALAARRASPNPECRAVLADSPKGRPWRNPPTRSCSPQTRVDSFVVCAKLTGEREEMRFSKLFVF
- the CE1H17orf58 gene encoding UPF0450 protein C17orf58 homolog isoform X3 — its product is MQCSHVVRTSSLVGLVLGGQDPHLGLPAGPRKPVLRSDLKLGRLPSPHHRGAFVSPSRSLSFTSRAPGLPIAPLAASPPHNRKPDPGGGPSAEETPGPRAQPVPEAPRRPRAAEAAPRAWSDPRRRKPPPPAENRAGFREAARAPAGPPSPRLAQAENRASPRRVPALEDSPRRARSRPLRFPAARPPARAAEDPAGPAHPNRPRAAAPPPGPAPAPPPPPPAPRLGLPRRDAGPGTEPCERACRTDLDERESYCASEFGEPRPAAPPGSGLQSPGREASLSEPRVPGCARGLP